From the genome of Desulfovibrio psychrotolerans, one region includes:
- a CDS encoding DUF438 domain-containing protein encodes MELRNDTKILDLTKQYPFLVEALANYNTAYEKLRNPVLRNTLGRVATLSQAASMGQVAPVDLLVFIAGEIMRQTGEAVTVVPPQVAAPASKGLSDAERRTKLKEMIRALHDGESVESLKARFAETVGDISAAEIATLEQSLVAEGLPETEIKRLCSLHVELFKDGLDCNDRPSMPAGHPVHTYMAENNQAVEFADEILSQLDRMGHPVSKTVWAFSDQYLRQTFDDLTNIRIHYSRKEYQLFPLLEENGIEAPPKVMWAVHDDIRALLKKTAGEWDRENPQQTLDNLREACLAIKDMVYKEEHVLFPMALESLSEEQWSRARHGEDEIGYAWVTPGIEWIPGARNDAPKNTAAPQDTVRLDTGRLQPHVLNLMLKHLPIDMTFVDADDKVAYYSDSSHRIFPRSAGIIGRDVRNCHPSKSVHMVEEIVAKFKNGERDSAEFWLQMHGQFIHIRYFAVRDEAGTYLGCLEVSQELSALRALQGERRLLEWS; translated from the coding sequence ATGGAATTACGCAACGATACCAAGATATTGGACCTGACCAAGCAATACCCCTTTCTCGTGGAAGCTCTGGCAAACTACAACACCGCCTATGAAAAACTGCGCAACCCCGTGCTGCGCAACACACTGGGCCGCGTGGCCACCCTGTCGCAGGCTGCTTCCATGGGGCAGGTGGCCCCGGTGGACCTTCTTGTCTTCATCGCGGGCGAGATCATGCGCCAAACAGGCGAAGCGGTAACGGTGGTGCCGCCGCAGGTGGCCGCCCCCGCCTCCAAGGGACTTTCAGACGCGGAACGCCGCACCAAACTCAAGGAAATGATCCGCGCCCTGCACGACGGAGAGAGCGTGGAATCGCTGAAAGCCCGCTTTGCCGAAACCGTGGGCGATATCTCTGCGGCAGAAATAGCCACCCTGGAACAGTCTCTGGTGGCGGAAGGGTTGCCGGAAACAGAAATCAAACGCCTGTGCAGCCTGCATGTGGAACTCTTCAAAGACGGGCTGGACTGCAACGACCGTCCCTCCATGCCCGCAGGGCATCCGGTGCACACCTACATGGCCGAAAACAATCAGGCCGTGGAATTTGCAGACGAAATTCTCAGCCAGCTGGACCGCATGGGCCACCCCGTCTCCAAGACCGTCTGGGCATTCTCCGACCAATATCTCCGCCAGACGTTTGACGACCTTACCAACATCCGCATCCACTACTCCCGCAAGGAATACCAGCTCTTTCCCCTGCTGGAGGAAAACGGCATAGAAGCGCCCCCCAAGGTCATGTGGGCGGTGCACGACGATATCCGCGCGCTGCTGAAGAAAACCGCCGGGGAATGGGACCGCGAAAACCCGCAGCAGACGCTGGACAACCTGCGCGAAGCCTGCCTCGCCATCAAGGACATGGTGTACAAGGAGGAGCATGTGCTCTTCCCCATGGCGCTGGAATCGCTCAGCGAGGAGCAGTGGTCGCGGGCACGGCACGGCGAGGATGAAATAGGCTACGCCTGGGTCACTCCCGGCATAGAATGGATTCCCGGCGCCCGGAACGATGCGCCCAAAAATACTGCCGCACCGCAGGACACCGTTCGTCTGGATACGGGCAGGCTGCAACCCCACGTGCTCAACCTCATGCTCAAGCACCTGCCCATAGACATGACCTTCGTGGACGCAGACGACAAGGTGGCCTACTACTCAGACAGCAGCCATCGCATATTCCCCCGCTCGGCGGGCATCATCGGGCGCGATGTACGCAACTGCCATCCGTCCAAGTCCGTACACATGGTGGAAGAAATCGTCGCCAAGTTCAAAAACGGCGAACGCGATTCCGCAGAGTTCTGGCTCCAGATGCACGGGCAGTTCATCCACATCCGCTACTTTGCGGTGCGGGACGAGGCAGGCACCTACCTCGGCTGCCTTGAAGTCTCGCAGGAGCTGTCGGCCCTGCGCGCCCTGCAGGGCGAACGCAGGCTGCTGGAATGGTCATAA